A section of the Deltaproteobacteria bacterium GWC2_65_14 genome encodes:
- a CDS encoding 50S ribosomal protein L14, with the protein MIQMQTMLDAADNSGAKRLCCIKVLGGSRRRYASVGDIIVVSVKEAIPHAKVKKGDVYKAVVVRTTKEIGRPDGSYLKFDQNSAVLINPQNEPVGTRIFGPVARELRAKKFMKIISLAPEVL; encoded by the coding sequence ATGATCCAAATGCAGACAATGCTGGATGCCGCCGACAACTCCGGCGCGAAACGCCTTTGCTGCATCAAGGTGCTCGGGGGAAGCCGGAGGCGGTACGCGAGCGTCGGCGACATCATCGTGGTCAGCGTGAAGGAGGCGATCCCCCACGCGAAGGTGAAGAAGGGGGACGTCTACAAGGCGGTCGTCGTCCGCACGACGAAGGAGATCGGGCGCCCCGACGGGAGCTACCTGAAGTTCGACCAGAACTCGGCCGTGCTCATCAACCCCCAGAACGAGCCGGTGGGAACCCGGATCTTCGGCCCGGTCGCCCGGGAGCTGCGCGCGAAGAAGTTCATGAAGATCATCTCCCTGGCGCCGGAAGTCCTGTAG
- a CDS encoding 50S ribosomal protein L24, which translates to MAETTLHIRKNDIVKVISGKEKGKIGRVLKVNLENRRVTVEKINMVKRHAKPGQKNPQGGILEKEAPLAYSNILVMCDKCNKPTRIAMRFDAEGTKSRACKRCGDTIEARKK; encoded by the coding sequence ATGGCCGAGACGACACTGCACATCCGGAAGAACGACATCGTGAAGGTCATCTCCGGGAAGGAGAAGGGGAAGATCGGGCGGGTCCTGAAGGTGAACCTGGAGAACAGGCGGGTCACCGTCGAAAAGATCAACATGGTAAAGCGACATGCGAAGCCGGGGCAGAAGAACCCCCAGGGGGGGATCCTCGAGAAGGAGGCCCCCCTGGCCTATTCGAACATCCTGGTGATGTGCGACAAGTGCAACAAGCCGACGCGGATCGCGATGCGGTTCGACGCGGAAGGGACCAAGAGCCGGGCGTGCAAGCGCTGCGGCGACACGATCGAGGCGAGGAAAAAATAG
- a CDS encoding 30S ribosomal protein S17, translating to MEAEKTVKSRGIRKTKVGIVLRDRMDKTVVVQVERVVQHPVYKKFTKRRTTYKAHDENNEYHTGDKVEIVETRPLSKEKCWRVSRLIERPVVR from the coding sequence ATGGAGGCGGAGAAGACCGTGAAGAGCCGTGGGATTCGCAAGACCAAGGTCGGCATCGTCCTGAGAGACCGGATGGACAAGACCGTGGTGGTGCAGGTGGAGCGGGTCGTGCAGCACCCCGTCTACAAGAAGTTTACGAAGCGCCGGACCACCTACAAGGCGCACGACGAGAACAACGAGTACCACACCGGCGACAAGGTCGAGATCGTCGAGACCCGGCCCCTGAGCAAGGAGAAGTGCTGGAGGGTCTCCCGACTGATCGAGCGGCCCGTGGTCCGATAA
- a CDS encoding 50S ribosomal protein L5 — MARLQEHYNTEVVPKMREKFRYRNPMQVPRLTKVVVNMGLGEAIENVKVLESASEELGLVTGQKPVITKARKSISNFKLRAGVPIGVKVTLRRDRMYYFLDKLVGVALPRVRDFKGVSPKGFDGRGNYTLGIREQIIFPEINYDKIDKIKGMNITIVTSARTDEEGMELLRLLGMPFRA; from the coding sequence ATGGCCAGACTGCAGGAGCACTACAACACGGAAGTCGTTCCGAAGATGCGGGAGAAGTTCCGCTACCGGAACCCCATGCAGGTCCCGCGGCTGACGAAGGTCGTCGTGAACATGGGGCTGGGCGAGGCGATCGAGAACGTGAAGGTCCTGGAGTCCGCCTCCGAGGAACTCGGCCTCGTCACGGGGCAGAAGCCGGTCATCACGAAGGCCCGGAAGAGCATTTCGAACTTCAAGCTCCGCGCCGGGGTCCCGATCGGGGTGAAGGTGACCCTCCGCCGGGACCGGATGTACTATTTCCTCGACAAGCTGGTGGGGGTGGCCCTCCCCCGCGTCCGCGACTTCAAGGGAGTTTCCCCGAAGGGGTTCGACGGTCGGGGGAACTACACGCTGGGCATCCGGGAACAGATCATCTTCCCGGAGATCAACTACGACAAGATCGACAAGATCAAGGGGATGAACATCACGATCGTGACCTCGGCGCGCACCGACGAGGAGGGGATGGAGCTGCTCCGCCTCCTCGGAATGCCGTTCCGGGCATAG
- a CDS encoding 30S ribosomal protein S14 type Z, which produces MAKKSIIAKAKRTPKFQVRRYNRCPRCGRPRAYYRKFKLCRICLRELALRGELPGVIKASW; this is translated from the coding sequence TTGGCCAAGAAATCGATCATCGCCAAGGCAAAACGGACCCCGAAGTTCCAGGTCCGCAGATACAACCGGTGCCCGAGGTGCGGCAGGCCGCGCGCCTACTACCGGAAGTTCAAACTCTGCCGGATCTGTCTCCGGGAGCTGGCACTCCGGGGGGAACTCCCCGGCGTGATCAAGGCGAGCTGGTAG